A window from Drosophila subobscura isolate 14011-0131.10 chromosome O, UCBerk_Dsub_1.0, whole genome shotgun sequence encodes these proteins:
- the LOC117899218 gene encoding protein arginine N-methyltransferase 1 isoform X1, whose product MKEAEVKAVKPQEEEALANKPADASSDDDDYDDMDDDDDEKDQGEEPTTCLFCPEVLPSIGSAIEHLDSSHKVNLPQLQKKFQMDQYSFIKLINYIRVCKISAEQLLSTEQILWNDEKYLKPVEYEPWLCYDYETLKDEKGFPTVPELLQRIAEQSKLLQQANEDMERMRNDYKELLQRVHDGGDAKDGKTIVKDLPRNNLSLDKEYFNSYSHFGIHHEMLSDWVRTNSYRSALLLNAEDVRGKTVLDVGCGTGILSIFASQAGASRIVGIDNSEIVYTAMDIVRKNNVKNIELVKGRLEDTELPEAKYDIIISEWMGYFLLYESMLDSIIYAREHHLNPNGIILPNRCSLSLMGYGSDKLYAEQVEFWSDVYGVNMGDLAKRSIEEPLMQTVDARYVLTSAEQIANFDMMTVDLNYSNFTYEFSLKCTQAGRLSAFVGFFDTFFELPRQVMFSTSPYHTSTHWKQTVFFIDQPQEVSWGDVIKGKIISRRNTTDVRALNVEIQVFGKTYKYTVD is encoded by the exons atgAAAGAGGCCGAAGTCAAAG CAGTCAAGCCCCAGGAGGAGGAAGCACTGGCTAATAAACCCGCAGATGCCAGctccgatgatgatgactatGATGACAtggatgacgacgacgatgaaaAGGACCAAGGCGAGGAGCCAACCACTTGTCTGTTCTGCCCAGAGGTGCTCCCCAGCATAGGGAGTGCCATTGAGCACCTGGACAGCAGTCACAAAGTTAATCTGCCGCAGCTTCAAAAGAAATTCCAAATGGATCAGTATTCCTTCATCAAGCTTATCAACTACATAAGGGTGTGCAAAATAAGTGCCGAGCAGCTGCTCTCCACAGAGCAGATCCTGTGGAACGATGAGAAATATCTGAAGCCCGTGGAGTACGAGCCGTGGCTGTGCTACGACTATGAAACGCTCAAGGATGAGAAAGGGTTTCCGACTGTTCCCGAGTTGCTGCAGCGCATTGCAGAGCAatccaagctgctgcagcaggccaaCGAGGACATGGAACGAATGCGCAATGACtacaaggagctgctgcagagggTCCATGACGGCGGCGATGCCAAGGATGGAAAGACGATCGTCAAGGATCTGCCGCGCAACAATCTCTCCCTCGACAAGGAATACTTCAACAGCTATTCGCACTTTGGCATACATCACGAAATGCTCAGCGATTGGGTGCGCACAAACAGCTATCGTTCCGCTTTGCTGCTGAATGCGGAGGATGTGCGCGGCAAGACGGTGCTGGATGTGGGCTGCGGCACGGGAATTCTGTCCATATTCGCATCACAGGCGGGCGCCTCTCGCATCGTGGGTATAGACAACTCGGAGATTGTCTACACTGCCATGGACATAGTCAG GAAAAACAATGTGAAGAACATTGAGCTGGTAAAGGGACGGCTGGAGGACACCGAGCTGCCAGAGGCCAAGTACGACATAATCATATCCGAATGGATGGGCTACTTTCTGCTGTACGAGTCCATGCTGGACAGCATCATCTATGCCCGCGAGCATCATCTCAATCCCAATGGCATCATTCTGCCCAATCGATGCTCGCTCAGCCTGATGGGCTATGGCAGTGACAAGCTCTACGCCGAGCAAGTGGAGTTCTGGTCCGATGTCTATGGCGTCAATATGGGCGACCTGGCCAAGCGCTCCATCGAAGAGCCGCTCATGCAAACGGTGGATGCCCGCTATGTGCTGACATCGGCCGAGCAAATAGCCAATTTCGATATGATGACTGTCGATCTGAATTATTCCAACTTTACGTACGAGTTCAGCTTGAAGTGCACACAGGCGGGCAGACTGTCGGCCTTTGTGGGTTTCTTTGATACGTTCTTTGAGCTGCCGCGCCAGGTGATGTTCAGCACATCGCCATACCACACATCTACACACTGGAAACAGACGGTGTTCTTCATTGATCAGCCACAGGAAGTGAGTTGGGGCGATGTCATCAAGGGTAAAATCATCTCAAGACGAAACACCACGGATGTGCGGGCCCTGAATGTGGAGATACAGGTGTTTGGCAAGACCTACAAGTACACTGTGGACTAg
- the LOC117899218 gene encoding protein arginine N-methyltransferase 1 isoform X2 encodes MKEAEVKVKPQEEEALANKPADASSDDDDYDDMDDDDDEKDQGEEPTTCLFCPEVLPSIGSAIEHLDSSHKVNLPQLQKKFQMDQYSFIKLINYIRVCKISAEQLLSTEQILWNDEKYLKPVEYEPWLCYDYETLKDEKGFPTVPELLQRIAEQSKLLQQANEDMERMRNDYKELLQRVHDGGDAKDGKTIVKDLPRNNLSLDKEYFNSYSHFGIHHEMLSDWVRTNSYRSALLLNAEDVRGKTVLDVGCGTGILSIFASQAGASRIVGIDNSEIVYTAMDIVRKNNVKNIELVKGRLEDTELPEAKYDIIISEWMGYFLLYESMLDSIIYAREHHLNPNGIILPNRCSLSLMGYGSDKLYAEQVEFWSDVYGVNMGDLAKRSIEEPLMQTVDARYVLTSAEQIANFDMMTVDLNYSNFTYEFSLKCTQAGRLSAFVGFFDTFFELPRQVMFSTSPYHTSTHWKQTVFFIDQPQEVSWGDVIKGKIISRRNTTDVRALNVEIQVFGKTYKYTVD; translated from the exons atgAAAGAGGCCGAAGTCAAAG TCAAGCCCCAGGAGGAGGAAGCACTGGCTAATAAACCCGCAGATGCCAGctccgatgatgatgactatGATGACAtggatgacgacgacgatgaaaAGGACCAAGGCGAGGAGCCAACCACTTGTCTGTTCTGCCCAGAGGTGCTCCCCAGCATAGGGAGTGCCATTGAGCACCTGGACAGCAGTCACAAAGTTAATCTGCCGCAGCTTCAAAAGAAATTCCAAATGGATCAGTATTCCTTCATCAAGCTTATCAACTACATAAGGGTGTGCAAAATAAGTGCCGAGCAGCTGCTCTCCACAGAGCAGATCCTGTGGAACGATGAGAAATATCTGAAGCCCGTGGAGTACGAGCCGTGGCTGTGCTACGACTATGAAACGCTCAAGGATGAGAAAGGGTTTCCGACTGTTCCCGAGTTGCTGCAGCGCATTGCAGAGCAatccaagctgctgcagcaggccaaCGAGGACATGGAACGAATGCGCAATGACtacaaggagctgctgcagagggTCCATGACGGCGGCGATGCCAAGGATGGAAAGACGATCGTCAAGGATCTGCCGCGCAACAATCTCTCCCTCGACAAGGAATACTTCAACAGCTATTCGCACTTTGGCATACATCACGAAATGCTCAGCGATTGGGTGCGCACAAACAGCTATCGTTCCGCTTTGCTGCTGAATGCGGAGGATGTGCGCGGCAAGACGGTGCTGGATGTGGGCTGCGGCACGGGAATTCTGTCCATATTCGCATCACAGGCGGGCGCCTCTCGCATCGTGGGTATAGACAACTCGGAGATTGTCTACACTGCCATGGACATAGTCAG GAAAAACAATGTGAAGAACATTGAGCTGGTAAAGGGACGGCTGGAGGACACCGAGCTGCCAGAGGCCAAGTACGACATAATCATATCCGAATGGATGGGCTACTTTCTGCTGTACGAGTCCATGCTGGACAGCATCATCTATGCCCGCGAGCATCATCTCAATCCCAATGGCATCATTCTGCCCAATCGATGCTCGCTCAGCCTGATGGGCTATGGCAGTGACAAGCTCTACGCCGAGCAAGTGGAGTTCTGGTCCGATGTCTATGGCGTCAATATGGGCGACCTGGCCAAGCGCTCCATCGAAGAGCCGCTCATGCAAACGGTGGATGCCCGCTATGTGCTGACATCGGCCGAGCAAATAGCCAATTTCGATATGATGACTGTCGATCTGAATTATTCCAACTTTACGTACGAGTTCAGCTTGAAGTGCACACAGGCGGGCAGACTGTCGGCCTTTGTGGGTTTCTTTGATACGTTCTTTGAGCTGCCGCGCCAGGTGATGTTCAGCACATCGCCATACCACACATCTACACACTGGAAACAGACGGTGTTCTTCATTGATCAGCCACAGGAAGTGAGTTGGGGCGATGTCATCAAGGGTAAAATCATCTCAAGACGAAACACCACGGATGTGCGGGCCCTGAATGTGGAGATACAGGTGTTTGGCAAGACCTACAAGTACACTGTGGACTAg
- the LOC117899222 gene encoding 28S ribosomal protein S10, mitochondrial produces MLQVLKTLRWAQPVRALSSVTTSSAATNVTTPAAVPAPEPDKLFSKLEIELRGIDPAVLKSYTWFANTAADHLGIEKGKCWSPRKAHHERMTLLKSVHIYKKHRVQYEVRTHFRYMNFHKLTGSTLDTFLEYIERNLPEGVALQVSKTELQQVPEHLRQPPEQV; encoded by the exons ATGCTGCAg GTGCTGAAAACTTTACGATGGGCGCAGCCCGTGCGTGCACTATCATCTGTGACCAccagcagcgcagcaacaaATGTTACAACCCCAGCAGCCGTTCCGGCTCCTGAGCCGGATAAACTTTTCAGCAAATTGGAAATTGAGCTGCGAGGCATCGATCCGGCCGTGCTGAAGAGTTATACCTGGTTCGCAAACACCGCCGCAGACCATTTGGGCATTGAGAAGGGCAAGTG TTGGTCCCCTCGCAAGGCACACCATGAGCGGATGACACTACTGAAGTCGGTGCACATCTACAAGAAGCATCGTGTGCAGTATGAGGTGCGTACGCACTTTCGGTACATGAATTTCCACAAGCTGACGGGCTCCACTTTGGACACATTTCTGGAGTACATTGAGCGAAACCTGCCCGAAGGTGTGGCGCTGCAGGTGTCCAAGACAGAGCTCCAGCAGGTGCCCGAGCACTTGCGCCAGCCCCCCGAGCAAGTGTAG
- the LOC117899221 gene encoding uncharacterized protein LOC117899221 encodes MQRGYFLQAVLAMATLYGCLAPGECLYESQIRAFLEAFRMRMCHPIPNLGLPALDPFILGPGQTSMNNKYLIDFTGSIEDFQLHGVSDFEVTQLTLNPVPGLKSTIQINFPHTYFQSLYTAKGSLAYIMNLAGDGNAEASIKDFSFLISFRLRTLSPLGITSLQIELYLGDLKINFDNLLEEERINDFVHALVNELGVELLDDIWSYEQGTVVTKAQTLLNNFLGHYSLQDILQIIAGGGGEGGESKPIFEGVEPDCKLESDSSNQD; translated from the exons ATGCAACGGGGATACTTCTTGCAGGCCGTTCTGGCTATGGCCACACTCTACGGTTGCCTGGCACCTGGCGAGTGCCTATACGAGAGTCAAATCCGTGCCTTCCTCGAAGCGTTCCGCATGCGCATGTGCCATCCCATACCAAATTTGGGCTTGCCTGCGCTGGATCCTTTCATTCTGGGTCCTGGCCAGACGTCTATGAATAATAAATACCTCATAGA CTTTACCGGTTCCATTGAGGACTTCCAGCTGCATGGAGTGTCTGATTTTGAGGTGACGCAGCTTACGCTTAACCCTGTGCCGGGTCTGAAGAGCACCATCCAGATCAACTTTCCACACACCTACTTCCAGTCGCTGTACACGGCCAAGGGTTCGCTGGCCTATATCATGAATCTAGCTGGCGATGGCAATGCAGA AGCCTCCATCAAGGACTTTTCGTTCCTCATCTCTTTCAGGCTGAGAACTCTGTCGCCCCTGGGCATCACTTCTCTGCAAATTGAACTGTATTTGGGTGATTTAAAGATCAACTTTGACAACCTcctggaggaggagcgcatCAATGATTTTGTGCATGCGCTGGTCAATGAACTGGGCGTGGAATTGCTCGATGATATTTGGAGCTATGAACAGGGAACGGTGGTTACCAAGGCACAAACG CTGCTCAACAACTTTTTGGGTCACTACTCGCTACAGGACATACTCCAGATCATAGCTGGTGGAGGAGGCGAGGGAGGCGAGAGCAAGCCCATCTTTGAGGGCGTCGAACCCGACTGTAAGCTTGAATCAGACTCAAGCAACCAAGACTGA